One part of the Prochlorococcus marinus str. MIT 9313 genome encodes these proteins:
- a CDS encoding TolC family protein: MVLQLASFLAVPQSLAQTEKSNELLTSNTSNIDSTYLVDELDRLQNRVKRNSMPITLNEAIVIGITNNPELLQTFGAIQQYEWSLIAAQRRWYPQLQLSNGSPFIGYSWGTYINNQYGMRGNRASSTTLSSNSLYSVNKSQSFLLQPGAIVSWNFIDPTRQPDINAASESLKQQKLLFNVSTRNLILNLQQSYYGIQSSQQLINSFKQIYAINKQQLKMLEAQKNIGMATVLDVEQTKSQLFTQLSQLVSYTQEYIKQTALLAEYLALPPGKLAIPSDPAARAGSWSETLQETLKNALKQREEILASLAAAESAQWRGIASIRSYLPVFQLMGTGSLNSSNGYSSVPVDDDPGSAYHWTRTWTATVGIGFSWSLFDGGINAANAESFYAQSRQQKAQAAQTELTVVRQVRSSFAEMQTSRVAIASAQRAYESAKLAQEVARVRWAAGVGDITSVVQTIQQLSIAAQQSSQAILSYNNAVAEIYRYSATWPGSTEKDVQMRLRMMRNPSSNPKNSSLIP; this comes from the coding sequence GTGGTTTTGCAGCTGGCCAGCTTTTTGGCAGTGCCACAAAGCCTTGCGCAGACAGAAAAATCAAACGAATTATTGACTAGCAATACTTCCAATATTGATTCAACATATCTTGTTGATGAATTGGATCGCTTGCAGAATCGTGTCAAGCGAAATTCTATGCCGATTACACTCAATGAAGCTATCGTTATTGGGATTACTAACAATCCAGAACTGCTTCAAACATTTGGTGCGATTCAGCAATACGAATGGTCTTTGATTGCTGCACAAAGACGCTGGTATCCTCAATTACAATTATCCAATGGATCTCCATTCATTGGTTACAGCTGGGGAACTTACATTAACAATCAATATGGTATGCGTGGAAACAGAGCTTCATCAACCACTCTAAGCTCTAACTCACTCTATTCAGTAAACAAGAGCCAATCATTTCTACTCCAGCCTGGAGCGATAGTGAGCTGGAACTTCATTGATCCAACGCGACAGCCTGATATCAACGCAGCATCTGAATCACTCAAGCAACAAAAATTACTTTTTAATGTAAGCACCCGTAATCTCATCCTCAACCTTCAGCAGAGCTACTACGGCATTCAAAGTAGCCAACAGCTCATTAATAGCTTTAAACAGATTTATGCGATTAATAAACAACAACTCAAGATGCTAGAAGCTCAAAAAAATATCGGGATGGCGACTGTGCTTGATGTTGAGCAAACTAAGTCTCAGCTTTTTACTCAACTCAGCCAACTAGTTAGCTATACCCAGGAATACATCAAGCAAACTGCTTTATTAGCAGAATACCTAGCACTACCACCAGGAAAACTCGCCATCCCTAGTGATCCAGCCGCTCGTGCAGGGAGTTGGAGTGAAACCCTTCAAGAAACCCTCAAAAACGCACTCAAGCAACGTGAAGAGATTCTTGCCAGCCTTGCTGCCGCTGAATCAGCTCAATGGAGAGGTATCGCCTCTATACGCAGCTACCTGCCAGTTTTTCAACTTATGGGAACTGGATCACTGAACTCCAGCAATGGTTACTCATCCGTCCCTGTCGATGATGATCCTGGGAGCGCTTACCATTGGACTCGGACATGGACAGCTACTGTCGGGATCGGCTTCTCATGGTCTTTGTTCGATGGCGGCATTAATGCAGCAAATGCTGAATCTTTTTATGCGCAGAGCCGTCAACAAAAAGCCCAAGCAGCCCAAACGGAACTAACTGTTGTTCGTCAAGTACGAAGCAGCTTTGCTGAAATGCAAACATCACGCGTAGCCATTGCAAGTGCCCAAAGGGCTTATGAAAGTGCAAAGCTCGCGCAAGAGGTCGCTCGAGTGCGCTGGGCTGCTGGGGTAGGTGATATCACCAGCGTTGTACAGACCATTCAACAGCTTTCTATAGCTGCACAACAATCCTCGCAAGCGATACTTAGTTACAATAATGCTGTTGCTGAAATCTATCGCTACTCAGCCACATGGCCTGGTAGTACCGAGAAGGATGTACAGATGCGTTTAAGAATGATGCGTAATCCATCGAGCAATCCTAAAAACTCCTCTCTAATACCTTGA
- a CDS encoding guanylate-binding protein gives MYSLFDSVFDVPFGYSIPRDRVVVIPDSQYNKLRAQENERQVAKLEARKEHHSQVIERLNEQISELQAALPAAEPDKELAATKE, from the coding sequence ATGTATTCACTATTCGATTCCGTCTTTGACGTTCCATTCGGCTACAGCATTCCTCGTGATCGCGTTGTTGTGATCCCTGATTCGCAGTACAACAAGCTGCGTGCGCAAGAAAATGAGCGCCAAGTTGCCAAACTTGAAGCTCGCAAAGAGCATCACTCTCAGGTGATTGAGCGCCTTAACGAGCAGATCAGTGAACTGCAAGCTGCACTACCAGCAGCTGAGCCAGACAAAGAGTTAGCGGCCACAAAAGAGTGA
- a CDS encoding high light inducible protein, translated as MPISDFLKETINDCMTNKAESLNGRIAMVGMLALMVTYLATGDIIPGVF; from the coding sequence ATGCCCATCAGTGATTTCTTAAAAGAGACCATTAATGATTGCATGACCAATAAGGCAGAATCATTGAATGGCAGGATTGCAATGGTTGGTATGTTGGCTCTTATGGTTACGTACCTTGCAACGGGAGACATTATCCCAGGTGTTTTTTAG